One part of the Kryptolebias marmoratus isolate JLee-2015 linkage group LG13, ASM164957v2, whole genome shotgun sequence genome encodes these proteins:
- the im:7136398 gene encoding schwannomin-interacting protein 1 isoform X1 — protein sequence MSGRMEGDNETAEEEEEEEELHHHIAAASSTENLPIMHWEDLSERIAELERQEEERRERRGTGDSQGRNWTVWEEEEEDFRCRVAVFTSRFQNHRKLQLCFINDSDSEEEEEGGRKVFITRGGGVSRGPRHGGCRGAGLKQEVAAALRALRDKLLAEQKEEEEERRACSSSSSSCVSPRKHLEHQELQELPVQQLLAVRASLQQEVHALSSELVAHLLVRDQRRTKQDAMLLDVQDLT from the exons ATGTCAGGGAGGATGGAGGGAGACAACGAGAcggccgaggaggaggaggaggaggaggagcttcatCATCACATCGCTGCGGCGTCCTCCACGGAGAACCTTCCCATCATGCACTGGgaggacctgagcgagcggatCGCTGAGCTggagaggcaggaggaggagaggagggagagg CGGGGGACGGGGGACAGCCAGGGCAGAAACTGGACGGtctgggaggaagaggaggaagacttCAGGTGTCGAGTGGCTGTCTTCACGTCACG GTTTCAGAAccacaggaagctgcagctctgcttcaTCAACGACAGCgacagtgaggaagaggaggagggcggCAGAAAGGTCTTCATCACACGAGGGGGCGGG GTTTCCAGGGGACCACGACACGGCGGTTGCCGCGGCGCCGggttgaaacaggaagtggccgCGGCTCTGCGAGCGCTGAGGGACAAACTGCTGGCAgaacagaaggaggaggaggaggag cgtcgggcctgcagcagcagcagcagcagctgtgtctCCCCgcggaaacatctggaacatcaggagctgcaggaacttcctgtgcagcagctgctcgCCGTCAGAGCGTCGCTCCAACAGGAAGTTCATG CTCTGAGCTCTGAACTCGTGGCCCACCTGTTGGTACGAGACCAGCGGAGGACCAAGCAGGACGCCATGCTGCTGGACGTCCAGGACCTGACCTGA
- the im:7136398 gene encoding schwannomin-interacting protein 1 isoform X2: MSGRMEGDNETAEEEEEEEELHHHIAAASSTENLPIMHWEDLSERIAELERQEEERRERRGTGDSQGRNWTVWEEEEEDFRCRVAVFTSRFQNHRKLQLCFINDSDSEEEEEGGRKVSRGPRHGGCRGAGLKQEVAAALRALRDKLLAEQKEEEEERRACSSSSSSCVSPRKHLEHQELQELPVQQLLAVRASLQQEVHALSSELVAHLLVRDQRRTKQDAMLLDVQDLT, from the exons ATGTCAGGGAGGATGGAGGGAGACAACGAGAcggccgaggaggaggaggaggaggaggagcttcatCATCACATCGCTGCGGCGTCCTCCACGGAGAACCTTCCCATCATGCACTGGgaggacctgagcgagcggatCGCTGAGCTggagaggcaggaggaggagaggagggagagg CGGGGGACGGGGGACAGCCAGGGCAGAAACTGGACGGtctgggaggaagaggaggaagacttCAGGTGTCGAGTGGCTGTCTTCACGTCACG GTTTCAGAAccacaggaagctgcagctctgcttcaTCAACGACAGCgacagtgaggaagaggaggagggcggCAGAAAG GTTTCCAGGGGACCACGACACGGCGGTTGCCGCGGCGCCGggttgaaacaggaagtggccgCGGCTCTGCGAGCGCTGAGGGACAAACTGCTGGCAgaacagaaggaggaggaggaggag cgtcgggcctgcagcagcagcagcagcagctgtgtctCCCCgcggaaacatctggaacatcaggagctgcaggaacttcctgtgcagcagctgctcgCCGTCAGAGCGTCGCTCCAACAGGAAGTTCATG CTCTGAGCTCTGAACTCGTGGCCCACCTGTTGGTACGAGACCAGCGGAGGACCAAGCAGGACGCCATGCTGCTGGACGTCCAGGACCTGACCTGA
- the LOC108228327 gene encoding P2Y purinoceptor 3 → MGPGRAFSTAPLISGPAVASPNTSATSSLPSASCSIDESYKYVFLPVCYSLTFLFSLTLNSVVLLRSCRSNGGGRRWNTSLIYMVNLATTDLMYGLSLPFLVASYVLRDRWVFGDFMCRLVRFLFYFNLYCSIFFLTCISVHRYLGICHPMRTITLESKRVVKGTCALVWVVVFVLTCPIFRFAQTGCVMRGGAGASGSEGVRVCGNRTGDLYGDWYMNCWDDAIDKEFAEYVPYGIVLHLLGFFVPFVIIAWCYSHVVRTIFRTLRSPPSSVEGGDDGPVGDGAADGGRDRERTSVSISGSQYSHYIRRRRKSIKTILTITLLFALCFLPFHVTRTLFLLLRRGQLGGCNAMKAVSICYKVTRPLASCNAWLNALLYFLTGDKGAPCCWGAERTVHRDRRSGSLWWPLTILRKDGAVEDDQEVAEKVERELNMEDESKSSRVVF, encoded by the exons ATGGGACCGGGCCGGGCCTTCAGTACCGCTCCTCTCATCAGTGGACCGGCCGTGGCGAGTCCCAACACCTCGGCCACCTCCTCTCTCCCTTCGGCGTCCTGCAGCATCGACGAGTCCTACAAGTACGTCTTCCTGCCCGTCTGCTACTCCCTCACCTTCCTGTTCAGCCTGACGCTGAACTCGGTGGTTCTGCTCCGATCGTGCCGGTCCAACGGCGGCGGGCGGCGCTGGAACACGTCTCTGATCTACATGGTGAACCTGGCCACCACTGACCTGATGTACGGCCTGTCGCTGCCCTTCCTGGTGGCGAGCTACGTCCTGAGGGACCGCTGGGTGTTCGGGGACTTCATGTGTCGTCTTGTACGCTTCCTCTTCTACTTCAACCTCTACTGCTCCATCTTCTTCCTGACATGCATCTCCGTGCACAG GTATCTGGGGATCTGCCATCCGATGAGGACCATCACTCTGGAGAGCAAGCGAGTGGTGAAGGGGACCTGTGCTCTGGTGTGGGTGGTGGTCTTCGTCCTCACCTGTCCCATCTTCAGGTTCGCTCAGACAGGGTGCGTAATGAGAGGCGGCGCCGGGGCTTCCGGGTCTGAGGGGGTGAGGGTCTGTGGGAACCGGACCGGGGATCTGTACGGGGACTGGTACATGAACTGCTGGGATGACGCCATTGATAAGGAGTTCGCTGAATACGTCCCGTACGGCATCGTCCTCCACCTGTTGGGCTTCTTTGTTCCCTTCGTCATCATCGCCTGGTGTTACTCCCATGTGGTCCGCACCATATTCCGGACCCTGCGGTCTCCGCCCAGTTCTGTGGAGGGCGGGGACGACGGTCCGGTTGGTGATGGAGCAGCAGACGGAGGCCGAGACCGGGAGAGGACTTCAGTCTCCATCTCTGGATCCCAGTACTCGCACTACATCCGACGGCGGCGGAAATCCATCAAAACCATCCTCACCATCACGCTGCTGTTCGCGCTCTGCTTCCTGCCCTTCCACGTGACCCGAACGCTCTTCCTGCTCCTGCGGCGAGGCCAGCTCGGCGGCTGCAACGCCATGAAGGCCGTCTCCATTTGCTACAAGGTGACCAGGCCGCTGGCGTCCTGCAACGCCTGGCTTAACGCCCTGCTCTACTTCCTGACCGGAGACAAGGGCGCCCCCTGCTGCTGGGGGGCGGAACGAACCGTCCACCGGGACAGACGCAGCGGCTCCCTCTGGTGGCCGCTGACGATTCTGCGAAAGGACGGCGCGGTGGAGGATGACCAGGAGGTGGCTGAGAAGGTCGAGAGAGAACTGAACATGGAGGACGAGTCCAAGTCTTCACGGGTCGTCTTCTAG
- the LOC108228329 gene encoding flavin-containing monooxygenase FMO GS-OX-like 2 produces the protein MLQLVAVVGAGAAGLCAARHILSRPGSFAPPVVFELGDSVGGTWRYDERVGTLPDGRPVLSSMYRDLRTNLPKEVMMFPDFPFDPQLSSFLPHQEVQAYLERYCENFQLRPHIRFSTVVGNVRPVVTATEGEERKVTWEVTSSDLSGRQKTESFDSVLVCSGHYSDPHLPHVPGIENFKGKVLHSHSYRFAEPFSGQTVVVLGAKSSGLDISIELAKAGAKVILSHRDRPLKFPLHPAIQQSSSVVAVEDNGSICLQDGSLCDADVLMFCTGYNFKYPFLDAAQLGLDVQDHMVSPLYRFMVPPAFPKLFFIGICKIICPFPNFNCQVQFALAVLDGSVTLPPREQMEEEVRQEQQEKLQRGVQHRHLLKMDQSQWEYCDVLARSADFPPLLPVVRSLYEEVWRQRQIHPENYRRNNYRIVSSTEWELID, from the exons ATGTTGCAGCTGGTGGCGGTGGTCGGTGCCGGGGCGGCCGGGCTCTGCGCCGCCCGTCACATCTTGTCCCGCCCCGGCAGCTTCGCCCCCCCGGTGGTGTTTGAGCTCGGCGACAGCGTCGGCGGCACCTGGCGCTACGACGAGCGAGTTGGAACGCTCCCCGACGGGCGCCCGGTGCTCAGCAGCATGTACAGAGACCTCAG GACCAACCTGCCCAAAGAGGTGATGATGTTTCCTGACTTCCCCTTTGACCCCCAGCTGAGCAGCTTCCTGCCCCATCAGGAGGTCCAGGCATACCTGGAGAGGTACTGCGAGAACTTCCAGCTCCGCCCCCACATCCGG TTCAGCACCGTGGTGGGAAACGTGAGGCCCGTTGTCACGGCAACAGAGGGCGAGGAGAGGAAGGTCACATGGGAAGTGACATCATCGGATTTGTCAGGACGCCAGAAAACGGAGAGCTTCGACTCGGTGTTGGTCTGCTCGGG GCACTACTCTGACCCTCACCTTCCACATGTCCCAGGGATAGAAAACTTTAAAG GAAAGGTTCTCCACAGTCATTCGTACAGGTTCGCGGAGCCGTTCTCGGGTCAGACTGTGGTGGTTCTGGGAGCCAAATCTTCAGGGCTGGACATCTCCATTGAACTGGCCAAAGCCGGCGCCAAG GTGATTCTGAGTCACAGAGACCGTCCTCTGAAGTTTCCTCTTCACCCTGCGATCCAACAGAGCAGCTCCGTGGTGGCGGTCGAAGACAACGGCAGCATTTGCCTTCAG GACGGCTCGCTGTGCGACGCAGACGTCCTGATGTTCTGCACCGGCTACAACTTCAAGTACCCCTTCCTGGACGCAGCTCAGCTGGGTTTGGATGTCCAGGACCACATGGTGTCTCCTCTGTACCGATTTATGGTTCCTCCCGCCTTCCCCAAGCTCTTCTTCATTGGTATCTGTAAGATCATCTGCCCCTTCCCCAACTTCAACTGCCAG GTCCAGTTCGCTCTGGCCGTGTTGGACGGCTCGGTCACTTTACCGCCTCGGgagcagatggaggaggaggtccGGCAGGAGCAACAGGAAAAGCTGCAGCGGGGGGTCCAGCACCGCCACCTGCTAAAAATGGACCAGAGTCAGTGGGAGTACTGCGACGTTCTGGCGCGCTCTGCTGATTTCCCCCCGCTGCTGCCAGTCGTCCGCAGTCTGTACGAGGAGGTGTGGCGGCAGCGGCAGATTCACCCCGAGAACTACCGGAGGAACAACTACCGGATAGTCAGCAGCACCGAGTGGGAGCTGATCGACTGA
- the med31 gene encoding mediator of RNA polymerase II transcription subunit 31, which produces METEEQARNRFQSELEFVQCLANPNYLNFLAQRGYLRERPFINYLKYLLYWKEPEYAKFLKYPHCLHMLELLQYEHFRKELVNAQCAKFIDEQQLLHWQHYSRKRTRLQQALAEQQQAPQQPPPHGNAAAK; this is translated from the exons atggaaacag AGGAACAGGCCCGGAACCGGTTCCAGTCCGAACTGGAGTTCGTCCAGTGTTTGGCCAACCCGAACTACCTGAACT ttcTGGCTCAGAGGGGTTACCTGAGGGAGAGACCCTTCATCAACTACCTGAAGTACCTGCTGTACTGGAAGGAACCCGAATACGCCAAGTTCCTCAA GTACCCTCACTGCCTTCAcatgctggagctgctgcagtaCGAACACTTCAGGAAGGAGCTGGTGAACGCTCAGTGTGCCAAGTTCATCgacgagcagcagctgctgcactGGCAGCATTACTCCCGGAAACGCACGCGGCTGCAGCAGGCGCTCGCCGAGCAGCAGCAGGCGCCGCAGCAGCCGCCACCACACGGGAACGCTGCCGCCAAGTGA